The sequence below is a genomic window from Ornithobacterium rhinotracheale.
GGATTTAAGAGATGCCGAAAAACAATACAATCCTGTAAAAACTAAAGATTTAAGCAAATATGTAAAAAATGTAGATTTGCAAAAATTCTTAAAAGGACAAGGGATAAATATTGATGAAGTTCTAATCCCTGAAATTAAGTACTATAAAAACTTCGATAAGTTTTACAATCAGAAAAATCTTTTTGCCATCAAAAAATATTTGAAAGCACATGTTGTGAATGGAGCGAGTTCGGCACTAGGAACTGATTTGGATAAATTATACTTTAATTTCTATAGCAAAAAACTCAACGGAATTGAGAAAATGCGCGATAGAGATAAGCGTGCACTAAGTATCATCAACAATCGTTTGGGCGAAGCTTTTGGAAAATTATATGTAAAAGAAGTTTTTCCACCAGAGGCAAAAGAACGCGCTTCTGAAATGATTGGTTATCTTAAAAAATCATATAAAAAACACATCAGCGAATCTAGCTGGATGACACCTGCTACCAAACAAAAGGCTCTTGAAAAATTAGATAAATTCACTGTGAAAATTGGGTATCCAGACAAATGGAAAGACTATTCTGCCGTGGAAATTAAAAACACCCAAGACGGCGGTAGCTACTACCAAAACTTGCAAAATATAGCACACTGGAACTACCAAAAAGACATCGCAAAAATCGGAAAACCCGTAGACAAAACCGAATGGCATATGCCTCCTCAAACTGTGAACGCATACTACAACCCACCTTACAACGAGATTGTGTTTCCTGCGGCGATTTTGCAACCACCTTTCTTCAACTTTAAAGCCGATGCAGGCGTAAACTTCGGAGGAATTGGTGCTGTAATCGGGCACGAAATCTCTCACGGATTTGATGACAGTGGGGCTAAATTTGACGGCGATGGAAACTTAAACAATTGGTGGACAAAAGAAGATGAAACTAAATTTAACCAATTAGGAAAAGCACTTGCAGCACAATTCAATGCCTATGAGCCATTCCCAGGAATTAATGTAAATGGAGAAGCAACCCTTGGCGAAAATATTGCTGACCTAGGCGGTGTGAATGTTGCCTACGATGCATTGCAACTATATCTAAAAGATCACGGAAATCCTGGCAAGATTGATGGATTTACTCCAGAGCAAAGATTCTTTATCTCTTGGGGAACCATCTGGCGCACAAAAACCAAAGATGAATCTTTGAAAAATCAAATCAAAACCGATTTCCACGCTCCAGGCATCTACCGTGCTACTGCTCCTCTGGAAAACATCAATGCGTTTTATGAGGCGTTTAACATTCAGCCGAGCGATAAAATGTATAAATCACCTGAGAAACGCATTGTAATATGGTGATTCCACTATTTTCTTAAGAAGATTGTTTTTTTAAACACAAATATTATGAATGCACTTAAAAACCCAAATGCTACGCTAATTGATCTTAGAAATCAAGACGAGCTAGATGAGTTCGGCTCAATTGAACAAGCTAAACACATTCCTCTAATGGAGCTACCTGGCCAATTGGAAGAAGTGAAAAAGTTTAGCTTGCCTATTGTTTTGTTCTGCAAAGCAGGCGGAAGAGCTGAAAAGGCTAAACAATTCCTTGAATCACAAGGCATCACCGAAGTCTACAATGCTGGTGGCTACGACGATGTAAAAGAGATTTTGGGGTAATTGATTTTCAACTTTTAAATAATAAAAAAGCGCACTCAGATGAGTGTGCTTTTTCTATTTCCATTTTATTCAACCCTAAAATGAAATTACAAAAAAAGTAATAAAGCGTGAATACTTTAAAGAATTTATTAAATCATATTTAAAGACTTACGTGTAATTTAAAAAATTCTGTAAAAACGATCATCATAATAAATTACCAAAAATAACTTTTTACCTTTCAAACTGAACATTTGGAAGCAGTTTAGGTCTTTCTGGTTCATTTGCTACTTTCCAGCTTGTTCTATAGATCCACTCGGTCATTTTATGCAGCTTTTTAAAGTTTATATTCTCCGACTCATCTTGTGGCTGGTGGTACTGATGGTGCAACACACTAGTAAAAAACACCGCAGGAATGCCCAACTTGGCATACGGGACATGGTCGCTACGGAAATAGAAATACTCTGGGTGCTCTGGCAAGTCCCAATCTTTCAAATATTTGAATTTGGTACTTTCGTCATTTGCTTCTTTAGCCCATTTCACCAAATCATCTGAATTTTTGTGAGGAGCCTCTCCACCCAAAAGGGCTGCTTCATCGATTTTATTTCTACCTATCATATCACCATTTAGCACTGCTACGATGTTTTCTCTTGGCACAACAGGGTGTGCTGAGTGCCATCTAGAGCCTAATAGCCCTCTTTCTTCGGCTCCATGAAAAACAAATAAGATGCTTCGCTTTCCTGGTTGTTTTTTATACGCTCTCGCTATTGCCAACATTGCTACGCAGGTAGAGGCATTGTCGTCTGCACCATTGTAAATGGTATCGTTTTTCACAGGATGGCGAATCCCATCATGATCTTGGTGCCCACTTAGCAATACATATTCATTTTTAAGCTTAGGATCTGTGCCTTCAATTTTCCCGATAATGTTCACAGATGGGTATTTGTAACTTTCTGTGATGATGTTATACGAAATATGTGGATTGTTTTTCACCCAATTGGTGTGATTTCTATGTATCCAAAAAACGGGAATGCCGTTTGCCACCTTTTCTCTTAGCCCTTCTACGCCATAGAGTCCTCTTGTCATTTGAGGTAAGACTTCTGCCCAGCTTTTTTCTGAAATATCATCTGTGATAAAAATGATTCCCTTTGCTCCTAGTTTTTCTGCAATGGCATAATATTTTTTACGAATGAAGCCTGGGTATCTTCGTTCAAAAAGTGTCATATTTTTGGCAATATCTTTTTCCGACGCGTTTATTGCCAAAACTTTTCCTTTTAAATCAAATTTAGTAAGCTCCTCTGGCTCGCTCTGTCCTGCATACACGATTTGCCCATCAAAATTGGCATTCACTACATCTGCCACGAGGATGTCTTTCCAGATTTTAAGCTCATTGTTATTTATTTTTATAAAACTTTGTGGAGCGATCTGGTGGCGATACATATCAAAAAACTGAAAGAATGTCCCGTTTTCTCCTGCGGGTTGCATACCTGCTGCTTTTGCCTTGTCTGCCAGCCACATCGATACCTTTAGCTCATCTAAGGTTCCTGCCTCTCGCCCCCAAAACTCATCTGCCGCGAGCTGATACATGTCTGTTTTAAGGTCTTTTTCTTTAATGGCAGAAACGAGTGGCTGAGGGTATTGCTGAGCCATCAAAGATGTGGTTGATAAAATGATTGTCAAAAATTTTAATTTGATTTTTTTCATATTTTTTAATTATTTAAACTTTTTCTTGTTTTCTAAGTTAAATTAAACTCATTGTGCTTTTAAAAACTAACGATATATTGCCCTCGAAAAAAACACTTGTGTTTTTAAAAAAGACACGCGTGTTTTTTAGAAAAATGTAGTGTGTTTTTGGGAAGCCATGAGCATTCGTTTGCGAAAGATAAAAAAAGGAATTTTAAAATCTTCTATTTTAGCCCAATTTTTAAATTAATTTACATTCAAAAAACAAATCTTTCCCGCCTCAAGAGGCAGAAAAGATTTGGGATAAATTTAGTTTAATATTTATTTTGAACAATTGCTGGGTTATTACTTATTTCAAAATCTGGGATTTGGAATAAGAATTTAGGGCTATCTGCAGGGAGATTAAATTTGCCAAAGGTGTGATTAGAACCTGGGTAATCTCTCACTAAGGCTAAATGATTTCTTTTCAAATCAAACCAAGCGTATCCTTCGCCCCACAATTCTATGCGCTTTTGTAGTAAAATTTCATCTATCAAATCTTGCCCCGATTGGGTTGATAATTGATATGCTGTATCTCTTTTGCTCACTAGCTCGAACAACACAGCTCTGGCTTCTGCCTCTCTGCCCAATCTAGCAAGGGCTTCTGCCTCGATAAAGTAAAGCAATGATGCACGAATGTAAAGCAAATCTCCTTGAAAAAGTGTTGGATCTTTAAATTTAAGATTGGCATAAGGCGGAATGTTTTTCTTTAATTTTCCTGCCGCAGCATAATAGTAATCAATGGTTGAATCTCCGTTAAACACTTCTTTGCGGTAATCTGTTTCTTTTATGGCATCATACAATCTTTTATCTATACTTTTATAAATTCTAGCGGCTCCAGCATAACCTTCATTGGTACTATCGAACTGAGAAAATAGGGTTGCATAATAGTTTCGTCCAGAGATGGTACTAGAATTAGAGTCAAATCCCCAGATGGTTTCTGGATTATTGATGTCTGAAAATCCTGTGCTTGTATATAACTCTTTTCCTGCTAGGGATAGCCCCTCTTTTGCCTGATGTGCATATTCTGCTGCCTTGGCAAAATCACCTGTTTCTAGATAAATGTCTGCTGCAATTGCTTTTGCCGCTCGCTGGTCTATCTGAACTTTGGATGGTGCCTTGTAGCCGTCTAATTTTTCAATGGCAGTTTCTATATCTGAAAGAATGTGGGTATATAAATCTTTGAGCGTAGCTCTAGGCAACCCTTTGGACTGATCTTCTGTGGTATATACTGCTGGCACCGAGAGGGTGTTTTCGTTCCCTACATAAGTCTTGCTATAAAATCTAGACAAGAAGAAGTAAGAATAAGCACGCAAAGCTAATAGCTGCCCATATGCAAATTTATTTTCTTCGTTTATCCCAGTCTTTTCAATGGATTCCACAAGTCCGTTGATAACAAATATTTTGGAGTATAATGTGCGCCACACCAAACTCGATGCATAGCCTGAGGATACCTCTCCCGTGTAATCGTAATAAAAGCCTAAGTGCTGCTGCTTTACTTGGATTACATCGTTTGACAAAAGATCGGCTCCCACTTTTAGAGAATACAGTCCAAAATCTGAGTGTGAACTTGTTCCTGCCGATCCTGTTATGGCTAGATCATAGTATAAGCCGTTTACTGCTTTGTCTAGTGCAGTAGGGTCTTGTGAAATTTGTTCTTTACTCACATTACCTTGTGGTTCAAGGTCTAATTCTGATGAGCAAGAAGCTAAAGCTATTGCAAATCCTATTAAAAATCCTTTATATATCTTTTTTTTCATTTTGTTTTAATTTTAAAATTTAACATTTAGTCCTAGAGAAACGGTTGCTAAAACTGAATAATCATGGGAACTCGGGATACCGTTAAGGCTTAATCTTGGGTCGTATCCTTTTCTTTTCGACCATAAATACAAGTTGCTACCAGAGGCGTAAACAGAAAGCTCATTTAATTTCAATGATTTTGAAACCACGCTTGGCAAGGTATAGCGTAAGGATACATTTTGTAAACTAACATAGTCTGATTTTATTAAGAATAAATCGGAATCACTATTTTGAGTTGTCTTATAGTTATCTATCCTTGGCAAAGCGGCATTGGTGTTTTCTGGCGTCCAAGAATTATACACCACATCTGTGTGATAGTTTGACCCGTAGTTGTTTGAGTGTAAAAGTGCTTGGTAGGTTTCATCGAAGCCCCAACCGCCAAACTGGTATGCAAAGTTTAATGAAAGGGCAAATCGTCCTATATTTAAATCTGTACCAAATCCTCCGTACACTTTTGGAATGGCTGATTTTCCAATAAATACTTGTTTTGCTTTGCTGTAATCATTTGTTTTGGTAGTACGGCTTTCATCTACATACCATAGAGCATCTCCGTTGCTAGGGTCTACGCCTGCAAATTGTCTTAAATAATAATTATAACGATCATACCCTTCTTTTAGGCGGAAGTATCCTCCACTTGAAATACCTGTTTTTCTTTGTGCTTCTGGCAAGCTAATAATTTTGTTTTTATAATGTGTAGCATTTAAGTTTACAGACCAGCTCACTTTATCATTTTTTACGATAAAGGCATCGGTAGAAAATTGAACACCTTTGTTTTCTAAATCTCCAATGTTTGCAAGTTTTTGATATCTACCTACATTTGACACAGGCAAATCTTGCTTATAAATCATATCTGCCACATTTCTTTTGAAATACTCTAGCGAGAACGAAAATCTACCATTAAAGAGTGTAGACTCTATTCCTGCATTAAAGTTTTTAGAGGTTTCCCAGCGCAAATCTCTGTTTCCTAAGCTAGAAAAAGTTACAATCGGAGTGTCGTTTCCTAGGTTATCTATCTTATACAAATCTAAGTAAGGCTGATAAGATCTATACCCTCTTTCATCTAGCAAATAATCATTTCCTTGCTCTCCATAAGAAACTTTTAAACGAAGTGAATTGATGAAATTAACATTTCTTAAAAAATCTTCTTTTTTCACATTCCACGCTGCACCTAGGCCATAGAATGTCCCCCAGCGGCTTTCTGGTGCAAATACCGAAGAGGCATCTCTACGAATATTGGCATTGAAATAGTATTTCCCTGCATAATTATACAACAATCTCGACAAATACCCTTCTGTGGCATAATCATATTGAGAGCCTGAAACATTCCCAATTTTCACGGCATTATTAAATACCAATAAATCTTCTATTAGCAATTCTTGTTTAGAGGCATCAAACTCATTTCCTTGCTCCTTGTTATACTCGTGCCCTAGGAGAATTTCAAAAGAGTGCTCTTTCCATTTCTTAGAATAAGTGAGGAGTTGCTGTTGATTTAAGTTATACTCTAATATAGATGATCTGTATAAATCCCCTCCAGAAGAGCTAGAAGTACCCCCTATTTTATTTCCAAAACCTAAACCTCTCTGATTGGCTACACTCCCCCCAAAATTATAAGTAAATTCAAAATCTTTCAAGAAACGATACTTGGCAGAAAGGTTCGAGAAAATTCTATGATAAATCTCGTTATCTTTGTTATAAATACGGTTTCCAATAGGATTCTCAAACACGGCATAGGAACGAGCCCAGCTATTAGGTCCCTCACCTCCACCATAATCATAGCGCACCTCTCCATTAGGGCGATATACTAGATTAAAGTTGTCATCTCTTAAATACACTGGATAAAACGGTGCTATGTTTCTAGCAAAGGCAAAGGGATTGGAAAAACCATAAGACGAACCATTATCCTGCGAAGTATAAGTATAATAAAGGTTTGAGGTTAAATTCAAATTATCTGTTAATTTATAGTCTAAATTATTTCTGATTCCGAATCTTTCAAATCCTGAATTAATTAAATATCCTTTATCATTTAAATAATTGATTGAGGTATAAGTAGACACTTTCTCGCCCTTGCCTGAAACATTTAAATTAATTTCGTTGCGAGAGGCTGGACGGAACATCTCTCTCCAATCATCTTGATAACGCAACTTTGCATTTTGATTAAAGTTCCCATTGCTATCAAATAGATTATCAAACGGCACATCATACGCATTATAGACCAAGGTGTTTTTCAAATTATTGATAGCCCAATCGTGCGCTTGTGCTTCGGATTTTCCAGCGGCAATCTGCCCTACTCGCACTCGTTGATAGTAGGCTGAATAGTAATCCTTAGCCGTAGTAAGCACATCATAATCAGCAACGGCTCTAAAGTTTACCCCAGTCTTTACATCTAATTCTACATTCACTCCATTTTTAGTTGCTCTTTTGGTAGTTACGAGAATCACACCATTAGCTCCACGTGCTCCATACAAGGCGTTTGAAGAAGCATCTTGCAGAAACGAAATATTGGCAATATCCGAAGCGGCGATACTATTTAAAGAACCAGAATAAGGCACGCCATCTAAAACAATGAGTGGTGAGCTTGAGGCATTAATCGACCCGATTCCTCTAAGTCTTATCGTAGCTCCAGAACCTGGCTGCCCATTGCTATAAACCTGCACACCAGCCACTTTACCACTCAATCCTTGCACTATATTTCCGTTTTGCAATTCCGATATTTTATCAGAATTAAGCGTTTGCACAGCACCTGTAATTTCATCTTTTTTCTGTTTTCCAAAAGCCACAGCCACCACTTCATTCAGCTGAACGCTTTCTTCTTCAAGCGTAATATCTAGGTTGAGTGTTTTTTGATTTTTAAAATCTACTTTCTCTGTTACAGTTTGATACCCAATACGCTTAAACTCCAGCACATCACCCTCTTTTGCCTCTATGCTGTAATATCCTTCTGCATTAGTTGTTGTTCCTTTTGTTGTTTTATTTATAAGCACATTCACGCCAGCAATTGGTTGGTAGTACTTATCTGTCACAGTTCCTTCTATTTTCTTTTGTGCAAATATCACCGCACTTATAAAGAATATGTATATAAATATTTTTAATTTCATTTGTTCTTATTTGATTGATTTTGATTGATAATAATTGCTCTCATTGCAATGTAATAAACTCTCGTTGTGCTCCTTATACAGATTGCATATACCATACATTCGTTCAAGATTTAGCACCTTTTCAATAAAGAAAATTTTAAATTTTTTGTAAATGCTAACTTTCATTTTTTTTTCAGTGTTTAGCAATTGTCTAATCTTAGACAATCTTATTGTTTTTAATTAAGTTTTTTTAGCGAATACAACCCGAAAAGAAATAGAGTTTTGCCACTGAAATTATCGGTTTTTAGATAATTTTAAAATTTAGTTCATGAATTCTGAAACATTTTTTATACTAGAAAAACACAAACTTGTCAGAAAAAAAATCGAAAACAATATTAAGAATAGTAATTAAAGAAATTTTATTTCTAATTTTTCTTTAATCTAAACTTTGATTTTCCCTCTACTTGCAAAAGAATATCATTGTATTTCTTTCTCAAGTAAAAAAGCAAAACTCTAAATATTAAATTTATTAAAGTGATTTTGGGTCGTGTAATCTGAGTTTAGAAAGACATAAAACACATTCGCATGACTTCCATAGACATACAAGGAACTTGTACTGCTCTGAAAATCATCGAAGTAGGTGCAACAAATGCACTTGCAATATGTGTTTTATTTTTACTCATTACCCTATTGAGATTTGATAACATTGCAAAGTTAATCTTTTTTTCTAAACTACAAATATTTTTTATCGTTTTTTTTACACTTTCACAAAAAAAGAATTTTAATTTGCTATAAAACAGAATTTTAAAAACCTGTTTTTTCAAACAAAAAAGAGAGCCTATTCAAGCTCTCTTCTAATCTGATTTTACTTAACTTTCTATTTTACTCGAACTAAATAAAATTTATTTTTTTCTGGTTTTCCATCTTCATCTAAATCTCTTTCATCTGAAATCACAACCAACTCTTTGTCTGTTAATTTTAAAATTTGACCTTCTTCATCACCTATTATTACTCTATTGCCCTCCAATTTATATTTAACTGAGGCTACAGAATCTATTTTACATTCTCCTTCACGAAAATTATAGTTTCTTTCTATACGCTCTCCTCCCTTAGTAAATTCTACATATGATTTTTTTCGACAAATATCATATTTTGGATACTTTGTAAAATCCTTGATTTCAACATTCCCTTTCTTAGAATAAATAACATCCATTCTTGAATTATGCCATTTTCCAATAATAAGTGTGGCATAATCTTTCTCTGGGTTCGGTTTGGGTGGTTGTGGACTATCATCGCTACTACCACAAGCTGTGAACAAGGCTCCTGCCATTGTGGCTAATAATAATTTTTTCATATTACTTTATATTTTAACATTTAATTCCGCAATATACAAAAAAATTAAAAAAGAGAGCTTTTTCCAAGCTCTCTTCTAAATTCTAATTAAATGCGAATTACAAAATAAATTCGCTTAATTTCTCTTTAATAATGTCTAAACTTAGATTATGGATACTACCCTCATGGCTGGTTTTAAACTCTTTATGAGGCACATAGCTTCCATCTTCCACCGAGAGGCCCACATTTTTATACGCATCTCTAAATGGTGTTCCCGTCTGAATCATATGATTAATATTTTCCACGGTGTAGATGCTGTCGTATTTTTCCTGTGCCATAAATCCGTCCTTGATTTCCAACTGAGGGAGGGCGAAAATTAGAATGTCTAAAATGTTGTGAAATTGCATCATAGGCTCCATCAAGATTTCTTTTAAAATCTGAAAATCTCGGTGATATCCGCTTGGCAAGTTATTGATAGTGAGCATCACATCGGTAGGCAGTGCTTGAATTCTGTTGCAATGTGCACGCGTAAGCTCAAAGACATCTGGGTTCTTTTTATGAGGCATAATGGAGGAGCCAGTCGTCATTTCATTTGGCAATTTCACAAATCCCATATCCTGTGAATTATACATTACCAAATCGTAAGACAATTTAGACAAAGTACCGCAAAGCATCGCTAGGGCAAAAGCTACGGCTTTTTCTGTTTTTCCGCGGAGCATTTGCGCCCCCACGGAAGACACCGCCATATAGTTAAAGCCCATTTCCTTTGTAGTCTGCGCACGGTCAATTGGGAAACTAGTGCCAAATCCCGCACCCGAACCCAGTGGGTTTTGGTCGGCCACATGGTAAGCCGCTTTAACAAAGGCTAAATCCGACAAAAGGTTTTCGGCATAGGCAGAAAACCACAGCCCAAAGCTGCTCGGCATAGCTGCCTGAAAATGCGTGTAGCCTGGCAATAAGTCATTTTTGTGCGCCTCGGCTTTTTCAAGCATAATTTCAATGAGTTTTTTTACTTTCTTGGTAATTTCCTTTAAATATTCCTTGTGAAATAGCTGTATGGCTACCAAAACTTGGTCGTTACGCGAGCGCGCGGTGTGAATTTTCTTTCCTGCATCGCCACATTTTTTAATTAATTCTGCCTCAATTTTGGAGTGCATATCCTCAAAATTTTCATCAATTACAAACTTCCCCTCGGCTTCTTCTTGCAGCAATTCGTCAAGGGCTTTTTGCAATTCCTGATTTTCTTCCTTGCTCAGCAAGCCCACATTTGCAAGCATATTTGCCTGAGCTTTGGAGGCTAGCATATCATATTTTGCCAATACTAAATCCAGCTCTCGGTCTTTTCCTACGGTGAAATTTTCGATTTGTTTGTCTACGGAGAATCCTTTGTCCCAAAGTTTCATAATAAATATATGTTTAGAAGTTTGCCAAATATAATGACTTTTGGCAGCTTTTTAAAATTTACTTTTCAACGGACTGTTAATTATTATTTTTCATGAAAATAAAGAAAATAAAAAAACCACGATATTCTCGTGGCTTCTGAATGATTAAGCGGGCTTAGATGGGCGCACCTCAATTTTACTTGGGAGCGTTCTTGGGTTCATCTTCAATAAATCCCAAACGATTTGCCCTATGTCTTCTGGCTGAATTTTCCAAGCATCTGAGTCGCTCGGCACATGATTGTTAAATTCCGTAGCTACTGAGCCTGGCATAATGGTACTTACCTTAATATCATATTTTCTCAAATCTAGCATAGCCGCCTGCGTGAAGCCTACTACACCAAATTTACTGGCATTGTAGCCCGAAGCGTTGGCAAAAAAGTTAGTCCCTGCCAAACTTGCCAAACTAATGTAATAGCCCTTTGATGCTTTCAGCGCCTCAACGCTCGCCTTTAAGGTATGGAAAGCGCCATTTAAATTAGTGTTAATCATCTGATTCCACTGCTCTGGCGTTAATTCATCTACGGGTGCAAAATGCCCCACGCCTGCATTCGCCAATACTACATCTAACTGACCAAATTTGGCCAAAACTTCCTGAACGGCTTTTTCCTCGCTCACCAATGACGAAACATCTGAACTTAGCCCTAAAACACGGGTTTCATCAGCGCTTAATTTCTTAGCAGCTGCTTGCGCATCTTCCAGTTTTCTACCAGAAATTGCAACGCGCATTCCTTGCTCTATCAAATATTTAGCTACGCCAAAACCTATCCCTTTGGTCCCACCTGTGATATAGGCTACTTTGTCTTTCATTTGCATATTTAAAACATTATTATTCAGCCAAAACACTGCAAAGATTATTCCATTCCCACGCCTCTATCCTATTATTTAGATAAAATCTATATTTCATTCATTTAAAAAATATTTCGCTTAAAACTTCCATATGATTTGTAAATTGCTCAAATTTCAAATTCAAATTATGAAAGTAGCCTTATTCATTCCGTGTTATATAGACGCAGTGTACCCCGAGGTGGGCATTGCCACTTTGGAACTTTTAGAGAAGCTGGGCGTGGAGGTTGCCTACCCCTTGGAGCAGACCTGTTGCGG
It includes:
- a CDS encoding M13 family metallopeptidase, producing the protein MKKIYLPLFAALALSACKTAQIKQNTPEQKEITHASVPPTKLTPAQKVHEGIDPNNMDTSVRPQDDFYNFVNGKWMQKAKVPADRGRWGSFDQLSEKNDKVSLKILKNLLKQQFAEGSEEKKVADLYQSIMDTVSRDKAGLSPIQENLDRIDKAKSLKDITNYLIAETPYYDNELFNFEIWAHPKNSNQNALYLGSGSLGMNRDYFQKKDKESQSKLEAYREYLVDLFKYIKDPTPEKSATAVLNFEKEIASNLLGFEDLRDAEKQYNPVKTKDLSKYVKNVDLQKFLKGQGINIDEVLIPEIKYYKNFDKFYNQKNLFAIKKYLKAHVVNGASSALGTDLDKLYFNFYSKKLNGIEKMRDRDKRALSIINNRLGEAFGKLYVKEVFPPEAKERASEMIGYLKKSYKKHISESSWMTPATKQKALEKLDKFTVKIGYPDKWKDYSAVEIKNTQDGGSYYQNLQNIAHWNYQKDIAKIGKPVDKTEWHMPPQTVNAYYNPPYNEIVFPAAILQPPFFNFKADAGVNFGGIGAVIGHEISHGFDDSGAKFDGDGNLNNWWTKEDETKFNQLGKALAAQFNAYEPFPGINVNGEATLGENIADLGGVNVAYDALQLYLKDHGNPGKIDGFTPEQRFFISWGTIWRTKTKDESLKNQIKTDFHAPGIYRATAPLENINAFYEAFNIQPSDKMYKSPEKRIVIW
- a CDS encoding rhodanese-like domain-containing protein, with translation MNALKNPNATLIDLRNQDELDEFGSIEQAKHIPLMELPGQLEEVKKFSLPIVLFCKAGGRAEKAKQFLESQGITEVYNAGGYDDVKEILG
- a CDS encoding M20/M25/M40 family metallo-hydrolase; this encodes MKKIKLKFLTIILSTTSLMAQQYPQPLVSAIKEKDLKTDMYQLAADEFWGREAGTLDELKVSMWLADKAKAAGMQPAGENGTFFQFFDMYRHQIAPQSFIKINNNELKIWKDILVADVVNANFDGQIVYAGQSEPEELTKFDLKGKVLAINASEKDIAKNMTLFERRYPGFIRKKYYAIAEKLGAKGIIFITDDISEKSWAEVLPQMTRGLYGVEGLREKVANGIPVFWIHRNHTNWVKNNPHISYNIITESYKYPSVNIIGKIEGTDPKLKNEYVLLSGHQDHDGIRHPVKNDTIYNGADDNASTCVAMLAIARAYKKQPGKRSILFVFHGAEERGLLGSRWHSAHPVVPRENIVAVLNGDMIGRNKIDEAALLGGEAPHKNSDDLVKWAKEANDESTKFKYLKDWDLPEHPEYFYFRSDHVPYAKLGIPAVFFTSVLHHQYHQPQDESENINFKKLHKMTEWIYRTSWKVANEPERPKLLPNVQFER
- a CDS encoding RagB/SusD family nutrient uptake outer membrane protein; this translates as MKKKIYKGFLIGFAIALASCSSELDLEPQGNVSKEQISQDPTALDKAVNGLYYDLAITGSAGTSSHSDFGLYSLKVGADLLSNDVIQVKQQHLGFYYDYTGEVSSGYASSLVWRTLYSKIFVINGLVESIEKTGINEENKFAYGQLLALRAYSYFFLSRFYSKTYVGNENTLSVPAVYTTEDQSKGLPRATLKDLYTHILSDIETAIEKLDGYKAPSKVQIDQRAAKAIAADIYLETGDFAKAAEYAHQAKEGLSLAGKELYTSTGFSDINNPETIWGFDSNSSTISGRNYYATLFSQFDSTNEGYAGAARIYKSIDKRLYDAIKETDYRKEVFNGDSTIDYYYAAAGKLKKNIPPYANLKFKDPTLFQGDLLYIRASLLYFIEAEALARLGREAEARAVLFELVSKRDTAYQLSTQSGQDLIDEILLQKRIELWGEGYAWFDLKRNHLALVRDYPGSNHTFGKFNLPADSPKFLFQIPDFEISNNPAIVQNKY
- a CDS encoding SusC/RagA family TonB-linked outer membrane protein — its product is MKLKIFIYIFFISAVIFAQKKIEGTVTDKYYQPIAGVNVLINKTTKGTTTNAEGYYSIEAKEGDVLEFKRIGYQTVTEKVDFKNQKTLNLDITLEEESVQLNEVVAVAFGKQKKDEITGAVQTLNSDKISELQNGNIVQGLSGKVAGVQVYSNGQPGSGATIRLRGIGSINASSSPLIVLDGVPYSGSLNSIAASDIANISFLQDASSNALYGARGANGVILVTTKRATKNGVNVELDVKTGVNFRAVADYDVLTTAKDYYSAYYQRVRVGQIAAGKSEAQAHDWAINNLKNTLVYNAYDVPFDNLFDSNGNFNQNAKLRYQDDWREMFRPASRNEINLNVSGKGEKVSTYTSINYLNDKGYLINSGFERFGIRNNLDYKLTDNLNLTSNLYYTYTSQDNGSSYGFSNPFAFARNIAPFYPVYLRDDNFNLVYRPNGEVRYDYGGGEGPNSWARSYAVFENPIGNRIYNKDNEIYHRIFSNLSAKYRFLKDFEFTYNFGGSVANQRGLGFGNKIGGTSSSSGGDLYRSSILEYNLNQQQLLTYSKKWKEHSFEILLGHEYNKEQGNEFDASKQELLIEDLLVFNNAVKIGNVSGSQYDYATEGYLSRLLYNYAGKYYFNANIRRDASSVFAPESRWGTFYGLGAAWNVKKEDFLRNVNFINSLRLKVSYGEQGNDYLLDERGYRSYQPYLDLYKIDNLGNDTPIVTFSSLGNRDLRWETSKNFNAGIESTLFNGRFSFSLEYFKRNVADMIYKQDLPVSNVGRYQKLANIGDLENKGVQFSTDAFIVKNDKVSWSVNLNATHYKNKIISLPEAQRKTGISSGGYFRLKEGYDRYNYYLRQFAGVDPSNGDALWYVDESRTTKTNDYSKAKQVFIGKSAIPKVYGGFGTDLNIGRFALSLNFAYQFGGWGFDETYQALLHSNNYGSNYHTDVVYNSWTPENTNAALPRIDNYKTTQNSDSDLFLIKSDYVSLQNVSLRYTLPSVVSKSLKLNELSVYASGSNLYLWSKRKGYDPRLSLNGIPSSHDYSVLATVSLGLNVKF
- a CDS encoding lipocalin family protein produces the protein MKKLLLATMAGALFTACGSSDDSPQPPKPNPEKDYATLIIGKWHNSRMDVIYSKKGNVEIKDFTKYPKYDICRKKSYVEFTKGGERIERNYNFREGECKIDSVASVKYKLEGNRVIIGDEEGQILKLTDKELVVISDERDLDEDGKPEKNKFYLVRVK
- the argH gene encoding argininosuccinate lyase, with translation MKLWDKGFSVDKQIENFTVGKDRELDLVLAKYDMLASKAQANMLANVGLLSKEENQELQKALDELLQEEAEGKFVIDENFEDMHSKIEAELIKKCGDAGKKIHTARSRNDQVLVAIQLFHKEYLKEITKKVKKLIEIMLEKAEAHKNDLLPGYTHFQAAMPSSFGLWFSAYAENLLSDLAFVKAAYHVADQNPLGSGAGFGTSFPIDRAQTTKEMGFNYMAVSSVGAQMLRGKTEKAVAFALAMLCGTLSKLSYDLVMYNSQDMGFVKLPNEMTTGSSIMPHKKNPDVFELTRAHCNRIQALPTDVMLTINNLPSGYHRDFQILKEILMEPMMQFHNILDILIFALPQLEIKDGFMAQEKYDSIYTVENINHMIQTGTPFRDAYKNVGLSVEDGSYVPHKEFKTSHEGSIHNLSLDIIKEKLSEFIL